A stretch of DNA from Triticum dicoccoides isolate Atlit2015 ecotype Zavitan chromosome 2A, WEW_v2.0, whole genome shotgun sequence:
CATTGCTCGGAAAACCTAGACTCTAGCCTTGGTGATTGGATCCAGTGACGATGGCGTTTGAGCGCTTGTTTTGTTCCTGAAGGCATTGTTGTTGAAGAATTTCGTCGTCTATGTGATGTCATAAAATAAAATGGTTGGTGAGGATATGGTAATTGTTGTAGTTTGCCGATCACATATATGATTGCTAggctattttttctttttctctcccctACACAGCTTTGGTCTTGTAAGACTTGCTAGTTGCCGATGTGGCTTTATGTGTGTGTTGGGGTTGGTTGTGTCCATCTTATTTATGCAAAGGTCGGGTGTATGTTGATGGTGTTTGTAttctcttgatgcttcattttgagacaataaaatccaccctttacgAGAAAAATCTAATATTGTATATCTTAACACATTTTTTTATAAAGTTCTTTTTAGCAAAGAGTATCAAATCCATTATAAAGATTTGCCAGAAATACAAAACACCTCAAacataaaaattacatcgaggcCCATGGACCATCGAACGACCATTGCCGCCGCCAGAACGAGCCGCCGACAAGCCGCTATCGCCGCTCCCATACCGGAGCCGgcctgaccttgtcgatgacagccgggaagtcttcgtgcacgtgcccctaaggaccagtgCCCCGGAGTTGTAGTCGTCGTCGTTGAATCCTTGAATAGATATGAAGAAATTGACACGAAATGTCATACTTGCGTACGCACGGAAACCCTAACCTCGCCACCCCGAGGAGCTGGCAAGAATCTATACCAGAGCTCCATCTAATCCGTCCCAACGGATAAATTTGAGGAGGATGGGAGCCCGGAAGACCAACTCGAAGAAGAAGCGTCGCCATCCATCCAAAAACCACCCCTAGGAGGACTAAAACACTACCTATCTACTAGCTGGATTCGGGGCACCAGAAATCCCCTCCCCGCCACCGGCCGCCGGAGCGACAGGCGGAGGGGAGGCGAATCCACCGACTCGCCAGTGGACATTGAGGGGAGGAAGAGTTTTCCTAGTCGCCTTGCGAAAGGGGAAAGGAAAGCTACACAAGCCACGCCAACTTGACACAAAGAACCCATTTTTCTATAAATTTGAACAAACTTAAGCAAATTTAACTTAAGACAATCTAAAATTTTAATTATTTTGAAACTGAGGGTGTAGTACTAGGAGTGTGATGCAAATACAGATGACTAGTTTGATCTAAACAGCTGTAAAAAAAGGTCTGACCATAGAAAAGCAAATAGTGAACAAGTTATTGCCGCCGACCCTTACCGTTGGGTGATGACGATGTGACGCAGATCACGGCCGTTCAAGCCAAACATAGTTAGACCTAATACAATACAAGATGTTTAGAGAAGATGCTCAGAGAAATATTCTTAAGCATCGACGTTTTTTTGTAGAAGCTAGTCGTTTAAAGAACTTAATTTATTTTATCAAGCACCTTTCATTATACATGGCCTTGAAAGATGCCCATTTAACTCTGACACAAACCCAAAGCAAAATTGTGTCTGCTGGCTCTCGATTATAAGATTTGTGCCGAGTCAaattttacaaactttgaccaaatttatatttaaAAAATCAATATTTACAATATCAAATATACATAATATGGAACTCCATTGCATAATGAATCTAAAAATATTCATTTGGTATTGCAAATATTGGTATTTTTTTctaaaagtttggtcaaaatagaGATACTTAGAATTCGGATAAAAGCTATATGGAGACTAAAAAGTAATGAAGGTACTCCTGCTCCATATTACTTGTatatgaaatggatgtatctagatgtatttcaaTGCTAGATACATCGTTTGAGGCGACGattaatatggaacggagggaacATGATTACCAACAAGTCAGCGCCAATTTCAGTATCCCGCCCCTGTGCCGCTCGTCACACGTGGAACGGCTCCAGCGAGCCGTCGACCAAGCCTGCGCCGCAGCTCCCGTCTTCACCGTCATCGTCGTCCTCCCCGCATCCGTTCAGCCACGTGAGGTTCTTGGGGTCCTCCCGCAGCAGCATGGCGTCGTACCGCGTGCTCGGGAACGCGTCGGGCGCGGCGGCCGCGACCGCGACCTTGTTGTCTTTCCCAGCCGTGGACCGCCGGCGGCCCCTGGCGTCCGAGACCGTGGCCGCGGACCCTAGGTGGCTTCCGGACGCTGCGGATCGGACGCTCCGCTGCTGGGCGCCCTCCTTCACCGTGAGCTTCCGAGAGTCGCTCTTCGCGAGACAACGGCGCGTGCTCGCGGCGGATGAGCCGAACCCCACGGTTCGACGGAGTGCGGCCTTCTCGTCGTGGATCTTTCGGCCGTCGACACCGctgcttgataatcttttgctggcTAGCAAGTCCCCTCTCGGCGCGCTCCGGGAGGCAGCGGTCGCCAGGGATGTGGCCGTGCCGTTGCCGTGGCTCCTCTGCTTCACGGTCGCCGGCACGGGTCGCGTCTTGACCATACTGGGCGGCACGGCATGAGCCGTTGACACTGCATCATGACTCAGCTGGCCCGCGAACCTCGAACGTGCCACGGCGTTGGCGCCACGTCTGGTCAGCGCCGGTTGCTCTGACGCCGCTCTGGTAGTTGACTTGGGGCTGGAGGCGCCGGTCGTGGGAGCGCGTGGCCGCGACGACGACGATCCCTTGGGTTGGCTGGCACCACCGGAGCCGGAGGACAGCCGTCGTCCGTGTGTTTTATCCTGGGGAGGGGGCCGACAGGCGGCAGCAGCGGCTGGCGGgcgggggctcgtcgccggcgtcgactTCCCGGACGCGCTGCTCGTGGCTTTGAACGACGAGGAAGACGCCGACGACAGAGTCCTCCTGACGTGCGGCGGGCGACACGAGGACGCGAGCACCGTCGCGTTGAGCGACGAGCTGCTCCCCTTATCCCGGCGTGCCCGGGACAGCTGCACCATGAATGACCGCTAAGCTTTAGTCTGATCACTACGTCAAGAAACACTGGAAACGCGGACGGACGGACACACGTACCGGCGAATTGCTCTTGGCGTTCGACGCCGATGTGGCCCTCGTCAGCCGGCTCAGCGCAGGGGAGCACGAGAGAGGCGTCGCCGGAGGAGTCAGGAGCCTACGAACAACGATGAGCCGCAACAATGTCAGAGAAATAGGTACTGGTAGCACGATGTTTCGCCATGGGCAGCTGATCTGAATGCCATCCACCATCATGAGAGCGTTTTATCTTACCAGTCATAGTCATGCTTCCCGACCTCCGCCCTGAGCTTCGCCTTTCCCCGCCGATCGGCGGCCTCTGCATTGCATTGGAGAAGCGCTCCTCACATCAGCATCAGAAGCAGCAAAAGAGGACGCTGGAGATAACTCAGGAGCAGGTACTTACTCTCGTCGGTTTGGCCGGAGAGGGCGGAGAAGAACTCGATGCTCTCGTCCTTGCCGGCGCCGTGGTGGCGCAGCAGGAGCTGCACCGCCGCGGcggatgccgacgccttcttcgtcGTCCTCGGATGCGGATCACAGGGGAGCCTGCTGCTCATTTTTCTTTGCTTGCTTTCTTCTGTTCTCTCTGCGCTGCGGTGTTTTGCAACGGACGATTCTTGGCCGTGTTGCCGCGATGAGCACAATTGACTGATATGACAGGGGAAGGGGGAGCTCGTGATGTAGCTGTTCTACTAGTTTTTCTGCTGCACTGTCTAACCAGGTCACAAACTGTTTTCGGCTTTTAAATAAATAAAACTCCACTACAGAGGTCAACCCGTTATGAATCCATCCTACTCGAATTTGCATTTCTCTTCCCATTTCAGAGTGCATTATTATTTGTCCTGGAAATGTCCTTCATACTCAAGACTCACCAGACGTGCAAAGCACCCAAGATtcccgaaaataaataaataatactaatatatactccctccgttccgatttacttgtcgtggttttagttcaaatttgaactaaaaccgcgACGAGTaaatccgaacggagggagtagtaccgtAAAGAGACGCACTGATCAAAATGAGAAGAGCACTTCGAATAACCAAGCGCATATGCAAACACAATTGACACATTTATCATACGAAATTGAAGaacatttatttattttcagaatcaACACGTTTATTACTAATTCAGGGGAACAAAATGATGGATACTTTGATTCAGTAATGAGCCCCTCTCCCCCTAAAAGAGAGCACAACTCATTATTATTGTTGATAACCATATGTGAACCATTTTCTACACACTGAACAATCGGTACAGCCGCCCTGGTACGTGACCCATAAGTCCAAAAATGCACATACAGTATCTGTACTGTAACAACAGACAACGTACCACATCATTACGGCTGCACACCAGAAACCGAACTGCCTCTCTACAGTTGTAAACACACAGGTTTTGATACTATGAACATTGGACACCAAAAGAAGGTGGCACACACATGGCATAAAATGCAACTAATTCCCAAACCATTCGAAGCAACGGCAGAGGCCCCAGCAAAACCTCGAAGGGTAGTTCTGGACGAAAACATCCCTGCCATATCCAACGACATAGAAGATAAAAGATCGCTTACGGTGCGACATAGTGACATGGGTTACGGGCACGACCGAGATGATGTGTCTCTCCGAAATGACTATTGTGGATGGTGGAACTGGCAGCCGGTTAGCAACAACCTCCGAGGACAACTGGTTGAGTGGGTATGAATCGGCAAAGAAAGCAGGAGTGCATTGGTATGCCTGTATGTTGCATAGTTGCATCCCTTGCGCTCTGTGGAAAACTTCGTCAGGGACCGAACCAGTTTCTGCTGTTGCACTAACTTTTCTCGCTGTAAGCGTCTCCCTGGAAACAAAAGAAATTGCAAGTCAGACCAAGAGAGAACGGGGCACTCAAACAACTATGCAATGTAGTCCTTTCTTCTTCAGTTACCAAAGCAGTGCCAATAGTAGCTTGTCAATTATGGTGTCAATATTATCACAAACCATAAACCCTTGCTTACTGAGGAAAACAATTGTACAAGACTACTCAGTATATCTCATGATTTTATGGTACATACTGCCCTACTGGTTTGCTGATAAATAAATAAAATGGTATAATAAAAAAAACTAAAACGTACGAGTTAGTTTTGCAATTACGACTCACTGGAGGTTTTTATCTTGGATGCTTTACTAGATATGAGTGCATTCAGCGAAGAATAAAATATTACTAAACTACTACTAAAGAAAACATATAACCTGTcaagaaagtactccctccgttccataattcttgtcatggtttagtttaaatttgaactaaaacaatGACAAGAattatgaaatggagggagtatattttatgtACAACAGTTTACAGTAGAATAGGACTGAACTGAACGCAAAAATAAAGCATtgattaatatctcaaacgttcatGAAAGCTTTTAAAACCAAACAGACTACTGAACTGCTATAACAGTTCTCCGTGATAGTTAACATTGTAGCAACATGATAGGTTCCACAAAGGCACTTACTAGTAACACATCTGTTTAAGTATATACATTAAATCTTTTGGTTCTCTATTCTGTGGTCACTTGTCTAAATAAAAACTGATGGACTATCTTCAGAAAAATATGAATTAAATTACCATCGAACGCGAGCAATGCTTTGTGTAAGAAGTGAACCGCAGCCATTACATGTCCGGCATGTTACTAGGCCACGGGATCCACATTCTCTGCAGGGCAACACTCCTTGACCATTGCACATCCAACATCTGTGACAAAGGATGACATACAAGCCTATCaatatctgaaacagaaacagaagTGGTATATGTGTTACCCTAGTTATGTACTTACTATGTTATGACAACAAAAGAGCTTCACTTATGGCACACTTGTATTCTGAGTTGAGGTGAATTACATATTGAAATACTCAATAAAGAGAAGCAGTGGAACTAACACTGAATCAGATTCATCTTGCTGAGCGAGTGAACCCCTGCCATCACATACACTGCACTGAGTCATTTGATTTGCCATGTAAAACCCGTACTGCCGACCAGGATTGCAAGTAGGACATGGTACCTTTCCACGACCCTCGCAAGCTGTCAGAAACATGAGATCAGGGAAACTGAAATATTTTCAAAATCAGAAAGGCAGTGACGGATAAACTACGATATTTACTTTGCCAAAATTACAAAAGAAGATTAATGAGAAAAAAGAACACTGACTAAACATGCCCTATGTCCTAACTCCTAACAACTTTAAAGTAAGCCAAGACTAGTTAGGGTTCCAGAATAAGCAGAAAATAAACATTTAATTAGAAGGAAGTTCACCCTGTTTATTTCTTCTAGTTAGAACTGAGAAGACACCATCTTGACTCCACAGCTATTGCAGTCAACAAGGATTAGTGGGAAAAGCTTATAGGCGGCAATATGATTAAGAAGCTTATATATTTTTTGACTTATATATCGAACATCACTCAACAAATCTATATGAATGCTTTAAAAAAAACAAGTCTATATGGATCATGTCCATTTCTTTTCAACACATATAGATGAGCAAGGCATCGCACTACTGGTCCATCAGATGAATGTTCCCATTGAAAGTATGAGTTAGGATAGTTGTCAGCTCCTATGTCATGTCTAGCGAAAAGTGTATTTATGGGTTTCTTTTTTCTAAAGGTTTTCTCCTAAATTGTGAACTTCCCATCATGAGGCAGCTTAAGATTCCAAACTGTATTTAAGTTGAATTGGCACTTATCGTACATGCTAAAAATAGTACAAGTGGACATTTTCAACTCTTATGTTATGATCTATGATCCCTAGATCATAACAGGGTAACTATGGCTGGGAAGATAGCCAAGACTGCCGCTTGGCTTGATTGGGGTGAGGTTAACCATAAATGGGGGAAAGGTACTCCAGGGGGAAGTTAGATAATTCGCACACGGTACCTAACTTCATACATAGCTGCCTGTCGGTTGGTACTCATAAAGTTGGAACTAGACAACACTGAACACTCTTACCTCTACTTATCTCAAACTGAAATCTAATCTCTAGGTAATCGACGATTTCCACTGCCACCTAGGCACATCTGGCCGGTTGTAGGGCCCAAGGCCACATCCCTGACTTCTACTTAACATAACACATAAGAGGGGGAAAAGGTAAAATCATGATATAGGGCCTCGGAAAACAATTTGAAAATTTTGGTCGATGCATATATTTAGATTGCAATGCCTAAAAGGATCTCTGAACAATGTAAAACGCAAAGGCAAAACACAAGATGCACCATAGTTGGAGACTACAAAATAGAAGTTATTTTCTTACGAGAACAAAAGAAAGATATTATGGGCAAAGCTCTATACTAAACTTATGCTTAAGTAAATTAAAGTCACAAAGTAAAAAGGCAAAACAAATGTTCTATTACGGCTAAAACAATTGAAAGCAAATTACGTGTGACTACATGATGTTCTGTTAAATGAATGCCATACCTGAGCACTTCTCAGTAACTTGTGAATGAGGAATCTTGACCCTTACTTCTTTCTCCGGTACAAAGAGCGGAGGAAACTCGGACCTCAAATCTAGTTCCCACACACCAAGGACAGGACCCTTGTCTCTCCCATCTACTTCCCCACCATGATAGGGTTCCCTTTCAAATATGGTGTCTCTTTGCTCGATGAAGGTTTCCAAGGTACCAACATATACGTCGCAGCAGTCCTTGATGGATGTAATCTTCCATGTCCGAGCAGGCCGGCTGCCCCAACAACATCGGTGCCCAACATGTTCGATTAGCATCTGCCGGACCTCCACCTCATCCAGTACACCCCTATCAGAAAATTTCAACATTCAGAAAAGATGTGAAAGTTCAACATTCATGACTACGGTGCTGTGTCTGCTCGCTAATTATCACTCGGCAACACTAGACAATTTTGACAAGAAGCAGCAGGCTCACCTCCTGACGCCCTGAGCAGGCTGGTAATCACCGCCGTACGGGTACGGCCCTTGAGAACCAATCGCCAAACCTTTACGGTGTAGAATGAACGCCCTTAGCTGTGATAATTACAATGGGGCAAAATGGTACAGTGGAAATGAGGAAGTAGCAGCGAGGATTACCATGCGTATGCGGAGGAGTGGCAGCAGTTGACGGGGATGGGGGGAGGACGGCGCTGTGGATGGACGGTGGGTAGACGGCGTCGTGGTGAGGATTGGGCGCCAGGGGGTAGTAGTTgggggaggagaaggaggcggcggACTTGACC
This window harbors:
- the LOC119353524 gene encoding mucin-19-like codes for the protein MSSRLPCDPHPRTTKKASASAAAVQLLLRHHGAGKDESIEFFSALSGQTDEKAADRRGKAKLRAEVGKHDYDWLLTPPATPLSCSPALSRLTRATSASNAKSNSPLSRARRDKGSSSSLNATVLASSCRPPHVRRTLSSASSSSFKATSSASGKSTPATSPRPPAAAAACRPPPQDKTHGRRLSSGSGGASQPKGSSSSRPRAPTTGASSPKSTTRAASEQPALTRRGANAVARSRFAGQLSHDAVSTAHAVPPSMVKTRPVPATVKQRSHGNGTATSLATAASRSAPRGDLLASKRLSSSGVDGRKIHDEKAALRRTVGFGSSAASTRRCLAKSDSRKLTVKEGAQQRSVRSAASGSHLGSAATVSDARGRRRSTAGKDNKVAVAAAAPDAFPSTRYDAMLLREDPKNLTWLNGCGEDDDDGEDGSCGAGLVDGSLEPFHV
- the LOC119353523 gene encoding protein SSUH2 homolog, producing the protein MTMEAERGAGEEEEEPRRPLLSPWSPAAEHQHVGRSSSSALREGGGGWEEVGAAEVKSAASFSSPNYYPLAPNPHHDAVYPPSIHSAVLPPSPSTAATPPHTHGLAIGSQGPYPYGGDYQPAQGVRRGVLDEVEVRQMLIEHVGHRCCWGSRPARTWKITSIKDCCDVYVGTLETFIEQRDTIFEREPYHGGEVDGRDKGPVLGVWELDLRSEFPPLFVPEKEVRVKIPHSQVTEKCSACEGRGKVPCPTCNPGRQYGFYMANQMTQCSVCDGRGSLAQQDESDSVCWMCNGQGVLPCRECGSRGLVTCRTCNGCGSLLTQSIARVRWETLTARKVSATAETGSVPDEVFHRAQGMQLCNIQAYQCTPAFFADSYPLNQLSSEVVANRLPVPPSTIVISERHIISVVPVTHVTMSHRKRSFIFYVVGYGRDVFVQNYPSRFCWGLCRCFEWFGN